One window of the Niallia circulans genome contains the following:
- a CDS encoding ABC transporter ATP-binding protein — protein sequence MIEIKGLSKKYGKFTALEPLDLQIEAGCVFGFVGQNGAGKSTTFSILATLLAPTSGTATINGADIIKQPKEVRKQLGYMPDFFGVYDQLKAEEYLDFYGASYGISAAQREKLIPQLLELVNLSHKRKEYVDLLSRGMKQRLCLARSLIHDPAVLILDEPASGLDPRARIEMREILKELKNMGKTILISSHILPELAEMCDVIGILDQGKLVAQGTVSAIQQQLQSEKIISVKTFDIQKTIEFLEESPRISKIEVLEDGKVIQFLFKGGDKAQQELLKTAIQKEIPIISFSEMESNLEDVFMEITKEVEFS from the coding sequence ATGATAGAAATTAAAGGTCTTTCCAAGAAGTATGGAAAGTTTACAGCACTTGAACCATTAGATTTACAGATTGAAGCAGGATGTGTGTTTGGGTTTGTCGGCCAGAACGGAGCTGGTAAATCTACGACCTTCTCTATTCTTGCTACTTTATTAGCACCTACTTCTGGAACAGCAACGATAAATGGGGCTGATATTATTAAACAGCCGAAAGAGGTTAGAAAACAGTTAGGATATATGCCTGATTTCTTTGGTGTTTATGATCAGTTAAAAGCAGAAGAATACTTAGATTTTTATGGTGCTAGCTATGGAATTTCAGCTGCGCAAAGAGAAAAGTTAATTCCGCAGCTGTTAGAGCTAGTAAATCTTTCTCATAAGCGAAAAGAATATGTTGATCTTTTATCGCGAGGAATGAAACAAAGACTTTGTCTTGCGAGAAGTTTAATCCATGATCCAGCAGTTCTTATTCTAGACGAGCCAGCATCTGGATTGGATCCACGGGCACGCATTGAAATGCGGGAGATTTTAAAAGAATTAAAGAATATGGGAAAGACTATTCTTATCTCTTCACATATCTTGCCAGAACTAGCAGAAATGTGTGATGTCATTGGAATTCTGGATCAAGGAAAATTAGTGGCACAAGGAACGGTTTCAGCTATTCAACAGCAATTACAGAGTGAAAAAATCATTAGTGTAAAAACATTTGATATACAAAAAACGATTGAATTTTTGGAGGAAAGTCCACGAATTTCAAAGATAGAAGTGCTGGAAGATGGCAAAGTAATTCAGTTCCTCTTTAAAGGTGGAGATAAAGCGCAGCAAGAATTATTAAAAACAGCGATTCAAAAAGAAATTCCGATTATTAGTTTTTCAGAAATGGAGAGCAATTTAGAGGATGTCTTTATGGAGATTACAAAGGAGGTTGAATTCTCTTGA
- a CDS encoding DUF58 domain-containing protein, producing the protein MKNYHSLLARMNRKRLQVSTKGAGMQNGRRKSHIHGTSLDFADYKIYHPGDDIRQIDWNVYGRTNKPYIKRFQDEKEISVSIFLDGTASMKQIPSKWELARELAASLAYITLSHEDRLSFSVVSTKHSFHRKGSVHNKRTFYEIVDVKEQTINESFTQSLSNSIKAPTQMIILITDGLEALSLFEESFKRLKYRNQQIWLIQLLSESEIHPNLSGDIQLVDSENGKTVDVSLNSSIKTLYRKRLDQHNQELEVLCATNGIRYCQISDKLDIQTIILRELAFAGLVQ; encoded by the coding sequence ATGAAGAACTATCATTCCTTATTAGCAAGAATGAATCGAAAAAGACTGCAAGTTTCGACGAAGGGTGCAGGAATGCAGAATGGTCGAAGAAAATCTCATATTCACGGAACCTCCTTGGATTTTGCTGATTATAAAATCTATCATCCTGGTGATGATATTCGCCAAATCGATTGGAATGTATATGGCCGAACAAATAAGCCATATATTAAAAGATTTCAAGATGAAAAGGAGATATCAGTTAGTATCTTCCTTGATGGGACAGCCTCAATGAAACAAATACCTTCCAAGTGGGAGCTAGCAAGAGAATTAGCGGCAAGCTTAGCTTATATCACATTATCACATGAGGATAGACTGAGTTTTTCTGTTGTTTCTACAAAGCATTCCTTTCATCGCAAAGGTTCGGTTCATAATAAACGAACCTTTTATGAGATTGTTGATGTGAAGGAGCAGACGATTAATGAAAGCTTCACACAATCATTAAGCAATTCTATAAAAGCGCCGACCCAAATGATTATTTTGATAACAGACGGTTTAGAAGCTTTGTCATTATTTGAGGAAAGTTTTAAACGGTTAAAATATCGCAATCAGCAAATATGGCTGATTCAATTACTAAGTGAGAGCGAGATTCATCCGAATCTATCTGGTGACATACAATTAGTCGATAGTGAAAATGGAAAAACCGTGGATGTAAGTCTAAATAGCTCGATTAAAACACTTTATAGAAAAAGACTCGATCAGCATAATCAAGAACTAGAAGTTCTTTGTGCCACAAATGGTATCCGTTATTGCCAAATCAGCGATAAACTAGATATCCAAACGATTATTTTACGAGAACTGGCGTTTGCTGGATTGGTTCAATAA
- a CDS encoding AAA family ATPase, whose product MEKELVEQDFIQAEALLKKVKEEIGKFIVGQEKITDEVLWCMLAGGHVLLEGLPGLGKTMMIRTISEVLDLSFARIQFTPDLMPADITGTMVLQPDNKGKQQFHFHEGPLFKHIVLADEINRATPKTQSALLEAMGEKTVTIMGETKKLAAPFFVLATQNPLDMEGTYPLPEAQLDRFLCKLHVTYPSKEELKAIIKKTTGTESTVLTRVASVEDILHLQSLVKQILVADDILDVAVNIVSATHPGSEDATELGNKYIQAGSGPRGLQSLVTMAKARALASGRLHVSMADLRYAALPVFRHRILLNFEGEIAGVTTDQIMEDILEKTLRIEVGKGR is encoded by the coding sequence ATGGAAAAAGAACTAGTGGAACAGGATTTTATCCAAGCAGAGGCTTTGCTTAAAAAGGTGAAAGAGGAGATTGGCAAATTCATTGTCGGACAGGAAAAAATTACTGATGAGGTACTTTGGTGTATGCTGGCAGGTGGACATGTACTTTTAGAAGGGCTTCCAGGTCTTGGAAAGACGATGATGATTCGAACTATTTCGGAAGTCTTGGACTTATCCTTCGCGCGAATTCAGTTTACGCCAGATTTAATGCCGGCAGATATTACTGGTACGATGGTGCTGCAGCCTGATAATAAAGGAAAACAACAATTTCATTTTCATGAAGGACCTTTATTTAAGCATATTGTTCTTGCAGATGAAATTAACCGTGCAACACCGAAAACGCAAAGTGCTTTATTGGAAGCGATGGGGGAGAAAACAGTCACCATTATGGGGGAAACGAAAAAATTAGCAGCGCCATTTTTTGTTTTGGCAACACAAAATCCCCTTGATATGGAGGGAACTTATCCATTGCCGGAAGCTCAGTTAGATCGGTTTCTATGTAAATTGCATGTTACTTATCCGTCAAAAGAAGAACTAAAAGCCATTATTAAAAAGACTACTGGAACGGAGTCAACTGTATTAACGCGTGTTGCCTCTGTAGAGGATATTCTTCATTTACAAAGTCTTGTCAAACAAATTCTCGTTGCGGATGATATTTTAGACGTTGCTGTTAATATTGTTTCTGCCACTCATCCTGGTTCGGAGGATGCGACAGAATTAGGAAATAAGTATATTCAGGCAGGAAGTGGTCCGAGGGGACTGCAGTCCTTAGTAACCATGGCAAAAGCAAGAGCATTAGCTTCTGGAAGACTGCATGTCTCCATGGCAGATTTGCGTTATGCGGCACTACCAGTGTTTAGACATCGAATTTTGCTTAATTTTGAAGGGGAAATTGCGGGCGTTACGACTGATCAAATTATGGAAGATATTTTGGAAAAAACATTACGCATTGAAGTAGGGAAGGGACGATGA
- the smc gene encoding chromosome segregation protein SMC, whose translation MFLKRLDVIGFKSFADRISVDFVPGVTAVVGPNGSGKSNITDAIRWVLGEQSAKSLRGSKMEDVIFSGSDSRKAVNFAEVTLTLENEDHFLPLDFHEVSVTRRVYRSGDSEFLINKQSCRLKDIIDLFMDSGLGREAFSIISQGKVEEILNSKAEDRRSIFEEAAGVLKYKTRKKKAEGKLVETQDNLNRVNDILHELESQVEPLKIQSSMAKEYLHHRENLESIEVALMVHDIEEAHERFEAISKQLETYKQEELKLSSMLQNKEAKMEEVKNEVAALDESIDDLQQVLLLVSEELEKLEGRKEVLKERKKNATQNRDQLEKSKVELQERVETLVLQKEEQQKLVHELQAESKAIEETLKANEKNLALFNENLEEKIEMLKSDYIEIVSNQAAAKNELNSVIQQLENHEKRTSQLDEENANFTNERMHIQEKKTKFMEKLKELSDELEKWSKQWQEKQSHFQGIEAKVQQVEKALYQSYQYAQQAKSRKEMLEELEDDYSGFFHGVKEVLKARGKSLQGIRGAVAELMQVPKEYSVSLEIALGGSMQHIVVETEQNGREAIAFLKKNGFGRATFLPMNVIKGKTLADSQLRLIQGHPSFIGVAADLINYDSQYREIIRSLLGNVVITKDLKGANEMAKILQYRSRFVTLEGEIVNPGGSMTGGAMKQKQASIITRKGELEELKKKIFEMDKTSLKLEEQLKKGKAALQAEESSIEEARLKVEDLRFQIQTWKDDLKEVEFEERAMNDKLSLYDRNKADSHQEQELLQQRRTVLQEKLEQQSKKLSELDKEIALVTEQKNKQTVSKESVVNTISDLRIQSAAKKEQLRHEKDKLAAIIQEHESTEEKWELVKEDLRLLSSEMSNSHSGEATLEEAAEQKLQEKQETIQLISLRREERLQKQMRLEELELETKEQRRLHRGIVQALKDEEVKLNRVDVELDTRLTNLREEYLLTYEGAKLDYPLTLEVEEARKKVKLIKLAMEELGTVNLGAIEEYERISERYEFLLEQKTDLEEAKDTLYQVIDEMDEEMKNRFEQTFEGIKAHFETVFQSLFGGGSADLVLTNPEDLLNTGVEIVAQPPGKKLQNLSLLSGGERALTAIALLFSILKVRPVPFCILDEVEAALDEANVFRFSSYLKRYSHETQFIVITHRKGTMEEADVLYGVTMQESGVSKLVSVRLSETKELVANG comes from the coding sequence ATGTTCTTAAAACGGTTAGATGTTATCGGTTTTAAGTCATTTGCAGATCGGATTTCTGTCGATTTTGTGCCAGGTGTGACAGCAGTAGTAGGACCAAACGGAAGTGGAAAGAGTAATATTACGGATGCAATTCGTTGGGTACTTGGAGAACAATCTGCAAAGTCTTTGCGTGGAAGTAAGATGGAGGATGTTATCTTTTCAGGTAGTGACTCAAGAAAAGCGGTTAACTTTGCAGAAGTAACGTTAACTTTAGAAAATGAAGATCATTTCCTGCCATTGGATTTCCATGAAGTAAGTGTGACGAGGCGTGTATATCGATCAGGAGATAGTGAATTTTTAATTAATAAACAATCTTGTCGTCTAAAAGATATTATTGATTTATTTATGGACTCGGGGCTTGGGCGCGAGGCATTTTCGATTATCAGTCAGGGAAAAGTCGAAGAAATTTTAAATAGTAAGGCAGAAGATCGCCGGTCTATCTTTGAAGAAGCAGCAGGTGTATTGAAATATAAAACTCGTAAGAAAAAAGCAGAAGGCAAGCTTGTAGAAACACAAGATAATCTGAATCGTGTAAATGACATATTACATGAATTAGAAAGTCAGGTTGAGCCACTAAAGATTCAAAGCTCAATGGCTAAAGAATATCTACATCATCGTGAAAATCTTGAATCGATTGAAGTAGCCTTAATGGTTCATGATATCGAAGAAGCGCATGAGCGATTTGAAGCTATTTCAAAGCAATTAGAAACATATAAACAAGAAGAACTAAAACTATCCTCCATGCTGCAAAATAAGGAAGCGAAGATGGAGGAAGTGAAAAATGAAGTTGCCGCTTTAGATGAATCGATTGATGATCTTCAACAAGTACTTCTTTTAGTGAGTGAAGAATTAGAAAAATTAGAAGGTCGAAAAGAAGTATTAAAAGAGCGAAAAAAGAATGCAACACAAAATCGAGATCAGCTTGAAAAGAGCAAAGTGGAGCTACAAGAAAGAGTAGAAACCCTTGTGTTGCAAAAAGAAGAGCAACAAAAGCTTGTTCATGAATTGCAAGCAGAGTCGAAAGCGATTGAAGAAACTTTAAAAGCTAATGAAAAAAATCTTGCTCTTTTTAATGAAAACCTAGAAGAAAAAATTGAGATGCTAAAAAGCGACTATATTGAGATAGTGAGTAATCAAGCAGCGGCAAAAAATGAATTGAATTCGGTTATTCAGCAACTAGAAAATCATGAAAAAAGAACGTCGCAGCTTGATGAAGAAAATGCTAATTTTACAAATGAACGTATGCATATTCAAGAAAAAAAGACTAAGTTTATGGAGAAATTAAAGGAACTTTCTGATGAACTGGAGAAATGGTCTAAACAATGGCAGGAAAAGCAAAGTCATTTTCAAGGAATAGAAGCAAAGGTTCAACAAGTCGAGAAGGCACTATATCAATCATACCAATATGCACAGCAGGCGAAATCACGTAAAGAAATGCTTGAGGAATTAGAAGATGACTATTCTGGATTTTTCCACGGAGTAAAGGAAGTACTTAAAGCTAGAGGGAAATCCTTACAAGGGATCAGAGGTGCAGTTGCGGAATTAATGCAAGTGCCAAAGGAATATAGTGTGAGCTTAGAGATTGCATTAGGTGGATCGATGCAGCATATTGTGGTGGAAACAGAACAAAATGGTCGTGAAGCAATCGCTTTTTTAAAAAAGAATGGGTTTGGACGAGCTACGTTTTTACCAATGAATGTGATTAAGGGAAAAACGCTTGCTGATTCCCAACTCCGATTAATTCAAGGGCATCCATCCTTTATTGGGGTTGCGGCAGATTTGATTAATTATGACAGTCAATATCGGGAAATTATCCGCAGTTTATTAGGAAATGTTGTGATTACGAAGGACTTAAAGGGCGCCAATGAGATGGCAAAAATTCTTCAATATCGTTCCCGCTTTGTAACGTTAGAAGGGGAGATAGTTAATCCTGGTGGGTCGATGACTGGTGGAGCGATGAAGCAGAAACAAGCTTCGATCATCACTAGAAAAGGCGAATTAGAAGAGCTTAAGAAAAAGATTTTTGAAATGGATAAAACATCTTTAAAGCTTGAGGAACAGCTGAAAAAAGGAAAAGCAGCATTGCAAGCAGAAGAATCATCGATAGAAGAAGCGCGCTTAAAGGTGGAAGATCTTCGTTTCCAAATTCAAACATGGAAAGATGACTTAAAAGAGGTGGAATTCGAAGAAAGAGCAATGAATGATAAATTGTCTCTATATGACCGCAATAAGGCCGATTCACATCAAGAGCAAGAGCTTCTGCAGCAAAGAAGAACTGTTTTGCAAGAAAAACTGGAACAGCAAAGTAAAAAGTTATCTGAATTGGATAAAGAGATTGCTTTAGTTACCGAGCAAAAAAATAAACAAACAGTTTCAAAAGAATCAGTCGTAAATACAATTAGTGATTTACGAATTCAATCGGCAGCTAAAAAGGAACAGCTCCGCCATGAAAAGGATAAGTTAGCAGCTATCATTCAAGAACATGAATCAACTGAAGAAAAGTGGGAGCTTGTCAAAGAGGACTTACGCTTGCTTTCTTCTGAAATGAGTAATTCTCATTCAGGGGAAGCGACATTAGAAGAAGCAGCAGAACAAAAATTGCAAGAAAAGCAAGAAACGATCCAGCTTATTTCTTTACGCAGAGAGGAAAGATTGCAAAAACAAATGCGCTTAGAAGAGCTGGAGCTGGAAACAAAGGAGCAGCGCAGGCTTCATAGAGGGATTGTTCAGGCACTAAAGGATGAAGAAGTTAAATTAAACCGTGTAGACGTGGAATTAGATACACGATTAACGAATCTACGCGAGGAATACTTATTAACGTATGAAGGGGCTAAGCTTGATTATCCTTTAACATTAGAAGTCGAAGAAGCCCGAAAAAAGGTAAAGCTCATTAAATTAGCTATGGAAGAACTAGGAACTGTAAATCTTGGGGCCATAGAGGAATACGAGCGAATCTCGGAAAGATACGAATTCCTTCTTGAACAAAAAACAGATTTAGAAGAAGCGAAGGATACTCTTTATCAAGTAATCGATGAAATGGATGAGGAAATGAAAAATCGATTTGAGCAGACTTTCGAAGGGATTAAAGCTCATTTTGAAACGGTATTCCAAAGCTTATTTGGCGGAGGAAGTGCCGATTTAGTCTTAACAAATCCAGAAGATCTTTTAAATACAGGAGTAGAGATCGTAGCCCAGCCGCCAGGGAAAAAACTTCAAAATCTAAGTCTTTTATCTGGTGGAGAAAGAGCACTAACAGCAATTGCTTTATTATTCTCTATTCTAAAAGTAAGACCAGTTCCTTTCTGTATTTTGGATGAGGTGGAAGCGGCATTGGATGAAGCAAATGTATTCCGATTTAGTTCCTATTTAAAACGCTACAGCCATGAAACACAATTTATTGTCATTACTCATCGCAAAGGGACAATGGAAGAAGCAGATGTTCTTTATGGGGTAACTATGCAAGAGTCAGGTGTTTCAAAGCTAGTTTCCGTTCGATTGAGCGAAACAAAGGAATTAGTTGCAAATGGATAA
- a CDS encoding vWA domain-containing protein has translation MHLAQPYYFLLLIFIGLFILIYFFRKKYTKQTIPSNLLWEEVLKEMRASSWFHKWQNNVLFWLQLLCLLLLMFALVGPYFAKETMKGEQIIFLFDTSASMAANGSSSNRLEDSKKEALEMMKSLQKNQAVTILEVNDRPQILLHNESERDKISAAIKGLELSYTHEDWQSATELTASLAKEGKTAIHIFSDGLEKERIKNIDSFYVKVHNQEQEKAENISILSFGVSKNADKVAGVAMVENQTDSHKTIPFQVESEKTVLYQQDIELKPKERKVIAINELPEKSYYDAKLNASDDFAVDNMQTAVLNKQATTIYTDNEMNPFLVKGFEAIGLQVIQMENKEDFLTKKDSIFLLSGSALPEHIEGPFVFFFTGGKKEEVQTVIEPSEDELLLHVDMKDVFIASAMKQTMKTMKPIVKSGELPLIQKGEWNNQPAIAIQFDLKDSDWPLHPSFPIFLYNMYQWLSSQSNYVGDFQPLESRTIHLTSKETEWDIYNENDQLVRTFSLDDGFQAPKLPGVYQLTNGSEILYFSVNLDDREKTTATQKSFVLNEDKLIGNEMTKKQNDWFWYILCLLALIILCMEWEVYRRADRV, from the coding sequence ATGCATTTAGCACAACCCTATTATTTTTTGCTGCTAATTTTTATTGGATTATTCATCCTAATATATTTTTTTCGCAAAAAATATACAAAACAAACTATCCCCTCCAATTTACTTTGGGAGGAAGTTCTTAAGGAAATGAGGGCATCCTCCTGGTTTCATAAATGGCAAAATAATGTTCTATTCTGGCTGCAGCTTCTATGCTTGCTACTCTTGATGTTTGCATTAGTAGGACCATATTTTGCTAAAGAAACGATGAAAGGGGAGCAAATCATATTCTTATTTGATACCTCGGCTTCGATGGCCGCGAATGGTAGTAGCTCTAACCGTTTAGAAGATAGCAAAAAAGAAGCACTCGAAATGATGAAAAGTCTTCAGAAAAATCAAGCTGTTACGATTTTAGAGGTAAATGATCGTCCTCAAATTCTTCTGCATAATGAGTCAGAGCGCGATAAAATAAGTGCTGCAATTAAAGGGTTAGAACTTTCCTATACACATGAAGACTGGCAAAGTGCAACAGAGCTGACGGCAAGTCTAGCGAAAGAGGGTAAAACGGCCATTCATATTTTTTCGGATGGGCTGGAGAAGGAAAGGATAAAAAATATCGATTCTTTTTATGTAAAAGTACATAATCAAGAGCAGGAAAAAGCAGAAAATATTTCGATTTTATCTTTTGGTGTATCAAAAAATGCCGATAAAGTAGCGGGTGTTGCAATGGTGGAAAATCAAACTGATTCCCATAAAACCATACCTTTTCAAGTTGAAAGTGAAAAAACAGTACTTTATCAACAAGATATTGAATTAAAGCCAAAGGAAAGAAAAGTAATTGCGATAAACGAGCTTCCTGAGAAATCTTATTACGATGCTAAACTTAATGCTTCAGATGATTTTGCAGTTGATAATATGCAAACCGCTGTATTAAATAAACAGGCAACAACTATTTATACTGATAATGAAATGAATCCTTTTTTGGTAAAAGGATTTGAGGCGATTGGGCTTCAAGTTATCCAAATGGAGAATAAAGAAGATTTTCTCACCAAAAAGGATAGTATTTTCCTATTATCTGGGTCTGCGTTACCCGAACACATCGAAGGTCCATTTGTTTTCTTCTTTACAGGAGGAAAAAAAGAAGAAGTGCAAACAGTGATAGAACCAAGTGAGGATGAACTACTTTTACATGTCGATATGAAGGATGTTTTTATCGCAAGTGCAATGAAGCAGACAATGAAAACGATGAAACCTATTGTTAAAAGTGGAGAACTGCCGTTAATTCAAAAAGGCGAATGGAATAATCAGCCCGCAATAGCTATTCAATTTGACTTAAAAGATAGTGATTGGCCATTACATCCAAGTTTTCCGATCTTTTTATATAATATGTATCAATGGCTTTCTTCTCAATCCAATTATGTAGGTGATTTTCAGCCATTAGAATCGCGGACCATTCATTTAACAAGCAAAGAAACAGAGTGGGATATTTATAATGAAAACGACCAATTAGTGAGAACCTTCTCGTTGGATGATGGTTTTCAAGCACCTAAGCTGCCTGGTGTTTATCAATTGACAAATGGCTCTGAAATTCTATATTTTTCCGTAAATCTCGATGATCGAGAGAAGACGACTGCTACGCAAAAGTCGTTTGTTCTAAATGAAGATAAACTAATAGGCAATGAAATGACAAAAAAGCAGAATGATTGGTTCTGGTATATTTTATGCTTGCTTGCGCTGATCATTTTATGTATGGAATGGGAGGTGTACCGACGTGCAGATAGAGTTTAA
- a CDS encoding ABC transporter permease yields the protein MKAYFMNPVLNKELKLRFRSGKTFVGILFYLLALTLLMVALMYVLRTSSPNGFFKPQESRLMFMFLAFVQLGLVLFITPGLTGGVISSERERQTLSILLTTTQSSFTIILGKLLSSISYLVLLILASLPIYSFVFLYGGISPTQLTQVFFFSLFTMLVIGSFGVLFSTLIRKTIVSMVTTYSVALFIVAGTAVISLILFQIANIHAASTPAKVPSVYFSAMFNPGIVLADIFEPTVSEQIKELTGIKFPIWAAHLITYCIVIALSLTISVRNLRANMKKGS from the coding sequence TTGAAAGCTTATTTCATGAATCCAGTATTAAATAAAGAGTTAAAGCTACGTTTTCGTTCAGGAAAAACATTTGTCGGAATTCTGTTTTATCTACTTGCGCTTACCTTGCTGATGGTTGCTTTAATGTATGTACTCAGAACCTCGAGCCCAAATGGATTTTTTAAGCCGCAGGAGAGCCGCTTGATGTTTATGTTTTTGGCGTTTGTTCAATTAGGATTAGTTTTATTTATTACACCAGGACTGACAGGTGGGGTGATTAGTAGTGAAAGGGAAAGACAAACCTTAAGTATTCTTTTAACAACCACTCAAAGCAGCTTTACGATTATTCTCGGCAAATTGCTTTCGTCCATTTCGTACTTAGTACTATTAATTTTAGCAAGTCTTCCGATATACAGTTTTGTGTTTTTATATGGGGGGATTTCGCCAACGCAGTTAACACAAGTATTTTTCTTCAGTTTATTTACAATGCTTGTCATTGGCAGTTTCGGGGTTTTATTTTCAACCCTCATACGCAAAACAATTGTTAGTATGGTGACAACCTATAGTGTTGCGTTATTTATTGTGGCTGGAACGGCAGTTATTTCTCTTATTCTTTTTCAAATAGCGAATATTCATGCTGCTTCGACTCCTGCAAAAGTACCTTCTGTATACTTTAGTGCCATGTTTAATCCTGGTATTGTGCTAGCAGATATATTTGAACCAACTGTTTCTGAACAAATTAAAGAATTGACAGGCATTAAGTTTCCGATTTGGGCTGCCCATCTTATTACTTATTGTATTGTGATTGCATTGTCATTAACAATTAGTGTTCGTAATTTACGTGCTAATATGAAAAAGGGAAGTTGA
- the ftsY gene encoding signal recognition particle-docking protein FtsY: MSFFKKLKEKMSQQTTTVTEKFKEGLSKTRNNFSEKVNELVSRYRKVDEDFFEELEEILIGADVGFETVMELIDELKKEVKRKNIQDPKEVQDVISEKLVAIYQNGEDQSSTINMQAEGLTVILFVGVNGVGKTTTIGKLAHKYKEEGKKVLLAAGDTFRAGAIEQLEVWGERVGVDVIKHTEGSDPAAVMFDAVQAAKSRQADILLCDTAGRLQNKVNLMKELEKVKRVIEREVPGAPHEVLLVLDATTGQNALVQAKTFKETTNVSGIVLTKLDGTAKGGIVLAIRNELHIPVKFVGLGEKMDDLQSFDPEKYVYGLFSNLVEQSEE, encoded by the coding sequence ATGAGCTTTTTTAAAAAGTTAAAAGAAAAAATGTCTCAGCAGACTACAACTGTAACGGAGAAGTTTAAAGAAGGTTTATCGAAAACGAGAAATAACTTTTCCGAAAAAGTGAATGAACTTGTGTCACGTTATCGAAAAGTAGATGAAGATTTTTTTGAAGAGCTGGAAGAAATTTTAATTGGAGCAGATGTTGGTTTCGAAACAGTTATGGAACTAATTGATGAGCTAAAAAAAGAAGTAAAAAGAAAAAACATCCAAGATCCAAAAGAAGTACAAGATGTAATTTCCGAAAAGCTAGTTGCTATTTATCAGAACGGGGAAGATCAATCCTCTACGATTAATATGCAAGCAGAAGGATTAACTGTGATCTTGTTTGTTGGCGTAAATGGAGTAGGGAAAACAACGACCATCGGTAAGCTTGCTCATAAGTATAAAGAAGAAGGAAAAAAAGTTTTGCTTGCTGCAGGCGATACCTTCCGTGCTGGAGCAATCGAACAGCTGGAGGTATGGGGAGAGCGCGTCGGTGTGGATGTCATTAAACATACAGAAGGCTCTGATCCAGCAGCAGTTATGTTTGATGCTGTACAGGCTGCTAAGTCTCGTCAAGCAGATATTCTTCTTTGTGATACAGCTGGAAGATTGCAGAATAAAGTCAATTTAATGAAGGAATTAGAAAAAGTAAAGCGAGTAATTGAACGAGAGGTCCCAGGTGCTCCGCACGAAGTTTTACTCGTGCTAGATGCAACTACTGGACAAAATGCATTAGTGCAAGCTAAAACATTTAAAGAAACAACAAATGTAAGTGGCATTGTGCTAACAAAATTAGACGGAACAGCAAAGGGTGGAATTGTATTAGCAATCCGAAACGAATTACATATTCCAGTTAAATTTGTTGGTTTAGGTGAGAAAATGGACGATCTCCAAAGCTTCGATCCAGAAAAATATGTCTATGGTTTATTTTCAAACTTAGTAGAGCAAAGCGAAGAGTAA